In a single window of the Bradyrhizobium erythrophlei genome:
- a CDS encoding SDR family NAD(P)-dependent oxidoreductase — translation MTERVTLITGASAGIGTELARVFASNGHRLALVARRTDRLTALAAEIAAAGGAAPIVIPCDLEQPDACDKIAAVLAAAGLEVEYVVNNAGFGLFGNAIELDRAEQLGIIATNVRALTDLSLRFSDQLIRHRGGILNVGSIAGFLPGPGMAVYYASKAYVLSFSEGLRGELAPRGVRVTALCPGPVPSEFQRRAGFEPGFDSAILNVSAAKVAQAGYRGLMANKRAVLPGLGIKIVPFLLRLFPRGFILAAVGRFQLRKR, via the coding sequence GTGACTGAGCGTGTGACGCTGATTACCGGTGCCTCGGCGGGTATCGGCACCGAACTGGCCCGCGTTTTCGCATCGAACGGCCATCGCCTCGCCCTGGTGGCGCGACGCACGGATCGCCTGACGGCGTTGGCCGCCGAAATCGCCGCGGCCGGCGGCGCTGCGCCGATCGTGATCCCGTGCGATCTCGAACAGCCGGATGCCTGCGACAAGATCGCCGCTGTTTTGGCCGCCGCAGGGCTGGAAGTCGAATACGTCGTCAACAATGCGGGCTTCGGTTTGTTCGGCAATGCGATCGAACTGGACCGCGCCGAACAGCTCGGCATTATTGCCACCAACGTTCGCGCACTGACCGATCTGTCGCTGCGGTTTTCCGATCAGCTGATCCGGCATCGCGGCGGCATCCTCAATGTCGGCTCGATCGCGGGGTTTCTGCCGGGGCCGGGCATGGCGGTGTATTATGCATCCAAGGCCTATGTGCTGTCGTTCAGCGAAGGGCTGCGCGGCGAACTCGCCCCTCGCGGCGTGCGTGTGACCGCGCTCTGCCCGGGTCCGGTGCCATCGGAATTTCAGCGGCGGGCGGGGTTCGAACCCGGATTTGATTCCGCGATCCTGAATGTCAGCGCAGCCAAGGTCGCTCAGGCAGGGTACCGCGGGCTGATGGCGAACAAGCGGGCGGTGCTGCCCGGCCTCGGCATCAAGATTGTGCCGTTCCTGCTGCGGCTGTTTCCGCGCGGGTTTATCCTGGCGGCGGTCGGCCGTTTTCAATTGCGGAAGCGCTGA
- a CDS encoding cytochrome P450: protein MSIAEASGIPVTRRPLVPPSPPRAPDTMNMFGRMAVMRQSVIATWGQRAYEEEIIQGRFFGHSSFILNTPDAIRHVLVDNYENYTRTPAGIRVLRPVLGEGLLISAGRAWKHQRRTLAPAFTPRAVASLVPHMIAVSEETVAKLEATVGEPVDLREAMQRMTLEIAGRTMFSFGMGRHGPVLRDFVMEYGARLARPHFLDLVLPLNWPSPQDFSRARFRKRWTQFVAMLMAERRAAGENEDAPPRDLFDLMVAARDPETGESFSDGQLGDQVATMILAGHETTATALFWSLYLLALDPASQHELAAEVQRATVDGALDLDRLKFTRAVVDETMRLYPPAFLIARAAASPDTIAGLPVRKKDVILIAPWLLHRHEKLWRDPNAFIPSRFMAGTPPPDRFAYLPFGVGARVCIGAHFALVEATLALAKLIGAFRVELLDKEPIMPIGVVTTQPDRSPMFRIARR from the coding sequence ATGAGCATAGCTGAAGCCTCCGGCATCCCGGTCACGCGCCGGCCGCTGGTGCCGCCCAGCCCGCCGCGCGCGCCCGACACCATGAACATGTTCGGGCGGATGGCGGTGATGCGCCAGAGCGTGATCGCAACTTGGGGGCAGCGCGCTTACGAGGAAGAAATCATCCAGGGCCGCTTCTTCGGGCACAGCAGCTTTATTCTCAATACGCCCGACGCGATCCGGCATGTCCTGGTCGACAATTACGAGAACTACACGCGAACGCCAGCCGGCATCCGGGTGTTGCGGCCGGTGCTTGGCGAAGGCCTGCTGATATCAGCGGGTCGTGCCTGGAAGCACCAGCGCAGAACGCTGGCGCCGGCCTTCACGCCGCGCGCGGTGGCGTCGCTGGTTCCACACATGATCGCGGTGTCGGAAGAAACGGTAGCCAAGCTCGAAGCGACGGTCGGCGAGCCGGTCGATCTGCGCGAGGCGATGCAACGGATGACACTCGAAATCGCCGGCCGCACGATGTTTTCGTTCGGCATGGGCCGTCACGGTCCGGTATTGCGCGACTTCGTGATGGAGTACGGCGCGCGGCTGGCGCGGCCGCATTTCCTCGATCTGGTGCTGCCGCTGAACTGGCCCAGCCCGCAGGATTTCTCCCGCGCCCGGTTCCGCAAGCGATGGACGCAATTCGTCGCCATGCTGATGGCCGAACGCCGGGCCGCCGGCGAGAACGAAGATGCGCCGCCGCGCGATCTGTTCGATCTGATGGTCGCCGCGCGCGATCCCGAAACCGGCGAATCCTTCAGCGACGGACAGCTCGGCGATCAGGTCGCGACCATGATTCTCGCCGGCCACGAAACCACCGCGACCGCGCTGTTCTGGTCGTTGTATCTGCTCGCGCTCGATCCCGCGAGCCAGCACGAACTGGCCGCTGAGGTGCAGCGCGCAACCGTCGACGGCGCGCTCGATCTCGATCGGCTGAAATTTACCCGTGCGGTGGTCGATGAGACCATGCGGCTCTACCCGCCGGCGTTTTTGATCGCGCGCGCCGCCGCTTCGCCGGATACGATCGCAGGCCTGCCGGTCAGGAAGAAGGACGTGATCCTGATTGCGCCGTGGCTGCTGCACCGGCATGAAAAGCTGTGGCGCGATCCGAACGCCTTCATCCCGTCGCGATTCATGGCGGGCACGCCACCGCCGGATCGCTTTGCCTACCTGCCGTTCGGCGTCGGCGCGCGGGTCTGCATCGGCGCGCATTTTGCTCTGGTTGAAGCAACCCTGGCGCTGGCCAAGTTGATCGGCGCCTTTCGCGTCGAACTGCTCGACAAGGAGCCGATCATGCCGATCGGCGTGGTAACGACGCAGCCAGATCGCTCGCCAATGTTCCGTATCGCACGCCGCTGA
- a CDS encoding TerB family tellurite resistance protein codes for MLDGLRQFIADVVSPAAHADRRFDDTGYRLAATALLIHVISIDGEPSDNEKRKLHSLIESRFGLDPGTADQLIASAMLVEGEAVDLYHFTSVIMRSVDEEGRRRIVEMMWELAFADGQVSEFEDNVVWRAADLLGVSSRDRIELKHRIAGRQSAPVAGS; via the coding sequence ATGCTGGACGGACTACGCCAATTCATCGCCGACGTTGTTTCCCCCGCGGCGCACGCAGATCGGAGATTTGACGATACCGGGTATCGTTTGGCGGCGACGGCGCTGCTGATTCACGTCATTTCGATCGACGGTGAACCCTCCGACAATGAAAAGCGCAAGCTTCACAGCCTGATCGAAAGCCGTTTCGGGCTTGATCCCGGCACGGCGGATCAGTTGATCGCGTCGGCCATGCTGGTCGAGGGCGAGGCCGTCGATCTCTATCATTTCACCAGCGTCATCATGCGTTCGGTGGATGAGGAAGGCCGACGCCGCATCGTCGAGATGATGTGGGAGCTGGCCTTTGCCGACGGCCAGGTCAGCGAGTTCGAGGATAACGTGGTCTGGCGCGCCGCCGATCTGTTGGGCGTGTCTTCACGCGATCGGATTGAACTCAAGCATCGGATTGCCGGCAGGCAATCCGCGCCGGTCGCAGGCAGCTGA
- a CDS encoding adenylate/guanylate cyclase domain-containing protein, with product MSDSQAQFSVLRQTADPKVADAIRELIETGEDHELNRINALDFSARTGLDEERVISGFLHASRLGLFDLTWNVLCPGCGGVLDAHSTLKSLRHDDYHCGLCACGYEASVDEQVEVAFTVSSRVRRIAAHDPNALPIWEYFKQIFWSSGVDLNSESFASLTDEVVLDALELPPHEKALLSLQLPAEFIIVFEPVTHAAQFIDVQGEPTKERQQLSLIYNKIQAPVGTMTLHPGPLRLSLDNQTDVRVLPSVFIAADALHRLIGKRKPFLTAKRMLTNQTFRDVYKADNLNIDQRLKITSLTFLFTDLKGSTALYERVGDLAAFDLVRAHFHALLEIISSEKGAVVKTIGDAVMATFIKPEHALAAGLRMRAAMEALNAERGTKDLVVKIGIHEGPCLAVMLNERQDYFGQTVNIAARVQGLSTSHAIHITGPVIDAPAVTAILDKEAITPIQKQAALRGIADKMVVYEIP from the coding sequence ATGAGCGACAGCCAGGCCCAGTTTTCGGTGCTGAGGCAGACCGCCGATCCCAAGGTGGCCGATGCGATCCGCGAGCTGATCGAAACCGGCGAGGACCACGAACTCAACCGGATCAACGCTCTGGATTTTTCGGCGCGGACCGGGCTCGACGAAGAGCGTGTGATTTCCGGCTTCCTGCATGCATCGCGGCTCGGGCTGTTCGATCTCACCTGGAACGTGCTGTGCCCCGGCTGCGGCGGCGTACTCGATGCCCACTCGACCCTGAAGTCGCTGCGTCACGACGACTATCATTGCGGGCTGTGCGCCTGCGGCTATGAGGCCTCCGTCGACGAGCAGGTCGAGGTGGCCTTTACCGTCAGTTCCCGGGTCAGGCGCATCGCCGCGCACGATCCCAACGCGCTGCCGATCTGGGAATATTTCAAGCAGATCTTCTGGAGTTCGGGCGTCGATCTCAACTCGGAATCGTTCGCGTCGCTGACCGACGAGGTGGTGCTGGATGCGCTCGAATTGCCGCCGCACGAGAAGGCGCTGCTGTCGCTGCAGCTGCCGGCGGAATTCATCATCGTATTCGAGCCGGTGACGCATGCCGCGCAATTCATCGATGTGCAGGGCGAGCCGACCAAGGAGCGTCAGCAGCTGTCGCTGATCTACAACAAGATACAGGCGCCGGTCGGAACCATGACGTTGCATCCGGGACCGCTGCGGCTGTCGCTCGACAACCAGACCGACGTGCGGGTGCTGCCCTCGGTCTTCATCGCGGCGGATGCGCTCCATCGCCTGATCGGCAAGCGCAAACCGTTCCTGACCGCCAAGCGGATGCTGACCAATCAGACCTTCCGCGACGTCTACAAGGCCGACAATCTCAACATCGATCAGCGCCTCAAGATAACGTCGCTGACGTTCCTGTTCACCGATCTCAAGGGCTCCACCGCGCTGTACGAGCGGGTCGGAGATCTCGCCGCATTCGATCTGGTGCGCGCGCATTTCCACGCCCTTCTGGAGATCATCTCTTCCGAGAAGGGCGCGGTGGTGAAGACGATCGGCGATGCCGTGATGGCAACCTTCATCAAGCCCGAGCATGCGCTGGCCGCGGGCTTGCGGATGCGCGCGGCCATGGAGGCGCTGAACGCCGAGCGCGGTACCAAGGATCTCGTGGTCAAGATCGGCATCCACGAAGGCCCGTGCCTCGCCGTCATGCTCAACGAGCGGCAGGATTATTTCGGTCAGACCGTCAATATCGCAGCCAGGGTTCAGGGCCTGTCGACCTCGCACGCGATCCACATCACGGGACCGGTGATCGACGCCCCCGCCGTGACCGCCATCCTGGACAAGGAAGCGATTACGCCGATTCAAAAGCAGGCGGCGCTGCGCGGCATTGCCGACAAGATGGTCGTCTATGAGATCCCCTGA